One genomic segment of Candidatus Obscuribacterales bacterium includes these proteins:
- a CDS encoding alpha/beta hydrolase, which produces MPSWFQSLILRDRPMRHGRHPYRAIALGVGSCLAGLLLSTPAAGAERVYLSMGVFERSIAIDDLEIYAREGRVTSNLRPYLRYFTPKDQEQLRSLLTTQADVSTVAVAQFLYTDQGEALLERISRIIRTQSPEAAPRAIRAALILAADSDDGLTPLNVLKEFPLTDLRISVDATLSFVSEVENLINQTTQAIQIIQTQATFESRVEAPIDSMGVRNPHDIGLYDWQTVTLNLRDRRRDRAFDVDVYVPITATLGSPTPPMPAPVIIISHGLGSDRTTYRYLADHLSSHGFVVAVLEHPGSNAMQIQALVQGRVREVTSPQEFVDRPLDITFLLDELERLNRTHPQLSGRMNLEKTGIIGQSLGGYTALTLIGGTLHGERLIQSCYDDSWLNLSLLLQCQALDLPWETLDQSLKDDRIVAAIAINPIGSGIIGQNGFNQIEKPVMVMTGNADTIAPALPEQIRPFTWLGSLNKYLVLMQGGTHFSTLGSSANGSEALLLPSNIVGPDPAIAHRYVNAMSVAFFQTYVANDPNYRGFLRATYADYLSEQALPLSLVRSLDPLQLSRILSMP; this is translated from the coding sequence ATGCCATCATGGTTCCAGTCCTTGATTTTGCGCGATCGCCCCATGCGCCATGGTCGTCATCCCTACCGAGCGATCGCCCTTGGGGTTGGTAGTTGCCTGGCTGGACTACTGCTGTCAACACCAGCTGCAGGGGCAGAACGGGTTTACCTATCGATGGGTGTTTTTGAGCGCTCGATTGCGATAGATGATTTGGAAATCTATGCCCGTGAAGGCCGGGTCACGTCCAATCTTCGCCCCTACCTGCGATACTTTACGCCTAAGGATCAAGAACAGTTGCGATCGCTGCTGACCACGCAGGCCGATGTCAGTACTGTCGCCGTGGCTCAATTTCTCTATACTGATCAAGGCGAAGCGCTGCTGGAACGAATCAGCCGGATCATCCGTACCCAATCTCCGGAGGCGGCCCCTCGCGCCATTCGGGCTGCCCTGATTCTTGCGGCTGATTCTGACGATGGTCTAACGCCATTGAATGTGCTCAAGGAGTTTCCCCTCACCGACTTACGCATTAGTGTTGATGCTACCCTCAGCTTTGTGAGTGAGGTGGAAAATCTGATCAACCAAACGACCCAAGCGATTCAGATTATTCAAACCCAAGCTACTTTTGAATCTAGGGTGGAAGCACCGATTGATTCGATGGGTGTTCGGAATCCCCATGATATAGGTTTATACGACTGGCAGACGGTTACCCTAAATCTTCGCGATCGTCGCCGCGATCGCGCCTTTGATGTGGATGTCTATGTCCCCATTACGGCAACTCTCGGCAGCCCCACGCCACCTATGCCTGCGCCGGTGATCATTATTTCCCATGGTCTGGGAAGCGATCGCACTACCTATCGTTATCTTGCGGATCATCTTTCTTCCCATGGTTTTGTGGTGGCGGTGTTGGAGCACCCTGGCAGCAATGCCATGCAAATCCAAGCTCTTGTGCAGGGGCGAGTGCGAGAAGTAACGTCTCCCCAGGAATTTGTTGATCGCCCTCTCGACATTACCTTTTTGCTGGATGAACTGGAACGCCTCAATCGCACCCATCCTCAACTCTCGGGTCGCATGAATCTAGAGAAAACGGGCATCATTGGCCAGTCTTTAGGTGGATATACGGCTCTTACCCTGATCGGCGGTACACTCCATGGAGAACGGTTAATTCAGTCTTGTTATGACGATAGCTGGCTTAATTTATCTTTGCTGCTGCAATGCCAAGCGCTAGACTTACCCTGGGAAACCCTCGATCAATCCTTGAAAGATGATCGGATTGTAGCAGCGATCGCCATTAACCCCATTGGTAGCGGCATCATCGGCCAAAATGGTTTTAACCAAATTGAAAAACCTGTGATGGTGATGACTGGCAATGCCGATACGATCGCCCCAGCTCTACCTGAGCAAATCCGTCCTTTCACGTGGTTGGGCAGCCTCAATAAATATCTTGTGTTGATGCAGGGAGGCACCCACTTCTCTACCCTGGGTAGCTCTGCAAATGGCAGCGAAGCTCTGCTTCTACCCTCCAATATCGTTGGCCCAGATCCAGCGATCGCCCATCGCTATGTGAATGCCATGAGCGTGGCTTTTTTCCAAACCTACGTGGCGAATGATCCTAACTATCGAGGTTTTCTGCGGGCGACCTATGCTGATTATCTGAGTGAACAAGCGCTACCTCTGAGTTTAGTGCGTTCCCTCGATCCCCTCCAGCTATCCCGTATTTTATCCATGCCTTAA